The DNA sequence CGCAGAAAGAACTGCGAATGATATTCAGACAAACCGCAGATATTACATTTGAAGACTTACAGTGTAAGGATTTTAATTTTGAGCATATATCTTTTAAGAAAATCAAGGTATTCCTTGAAGAAGCACATACTTCTTTCAAAGTAAACAAATCAAATATAGCTTCTTTTCTTGCAAGTCTAAGCATTTATAAAGCAGGAAAAATCAATAATGTAGGTGCATTGATGTTTGCTGCTGACATTAATAGATTTATTCCCCATTCCGAGACAATTCTTGGCGCTTTCAAAGGCATAAATAAAATACATATTTATGACCGTAAAGATATACGAGATGATTTGTTGTCACAGTTTAATGAGTCAATATTATTTCTTCAGAAACATCTCAATGTGCGAAGTGAAATACGCGGCGTAAACAGGTATGACATCTATGAAATTCCCATTGATGCGTTACGTGAAGCAGTTGTCAATGCAATCATCCATCGGGATTATAGCATGCGGGGAACGAACATATCTGTCAATGTATTTGATGACAGAGTAGAGATTGTAAATCCAGGTGGACTTCCCGTTGGTATTGACAAAACTAATTTTGGGAAAGAATCGGTGAGACGCAATCCTATCATAGCGGATTTATTTCATCGGATGGAAAAGGTTGAAAGAGTTGGCTCCGGAATTGGCAGAATGCAGGAACTTATGGCAAAGTCAGGATTGAAAGAACCTGTTTTTGAGTCTGATACATTTTTCCGTGCTATTTTTTATAGAAAGCCAGAATATGCTTTAAAACATACCTCAGAAGAAAGTGTAAAAACTACCCAGAAAACTATCCAGAAAATTACCCAGAAAACTACCCAGAAAATATTAGAGGTTATCAAACAAAATCCTTATATTAGTAGAAAGGAATTAGCCAACATAGTAGGAATTACTGAGGACGGAGTTAAATTTAATCTTAATCAATTAAAAGAAAAAGGGATTATTCATCGAGTTGGTCCGGATAAAGGCGGTTACTGGCATACCTCAGAAAAAGGCGAAGAAACTACCCAGAAAACTACCCAGAAAACTACCCAGAAAACTACCCAGAAAACTACCCAGAAAATATTAGAGGTTATCAAACAAAATCCTTATATTAGTAGAAAGGAATTAGCCAACATAGTAGGAATTACTGAGGACGGAGTTAAATTTAATCTTAATCAATTAAAAGAAAAAGGGATTATTCATCGAGTTGGTCCGGATAAAGGCGGTTACTGGGAGGTGATAAAATAATGATGGATAAACAATCTGCTATTAATCTTATTAGAGAAACATTTGAAAAGCCCTTTGAAAAAGAAAGGTTTGTTTATTTTGCAAAGAATCTATTTAATCGGATTTCACCAGAACCTTTTGAATATTCTGGGCAGTTTATACCCGATACCTTTAAGCCGTATCTTAGCAAATATGAACGCATTGGTAAATATACCACAGAGGATAAACGGATTGATATACTGATAGTTTATCTTAACAAAGAAACCTCTATTGAGCGGGCAAGAACCATGCAAAGAAATTTTGTCGCTGGTTATCTAATGGGTAAATATGGTTCTCCTATAGAGAAGGATGCGGCGGTTGTAGCTTTTGTTTCACCAGGACTTGAGGATTGGCGTTTCTCTCTGGTTAAAATGGAATACAAACTTACCCAGACTAAGACCGGCAGACCAAAAGCCGAAGAGGAATTCACCCCTGCCAAAAGATATTCATTTCTGGTGGGTAAGAATGAACCAAATCATACCGCTCAACAGCAACTACTG is a window from the bacterium genome containing:
- a CDS encoding ATP-binding protein; this encodes MNKAELQLILKEGEGLTVEFKERYTPKIDRDIVALTNAKGGFIVLGVTDKGKIIGERLTNTMRAEIISLARNCEPCINITKISQIDNVVVLEISEGDEKPYGCSSGYFRRLDAVTQKMSQKELRMIFRQTADITFEDLQCKDFNFEHISFKKIKVFLEEAHTSFKVNKSNIASFLASLSIYKAGKINNVGALMFAADINRFIPHSETILGAFKGINKIHIYDRKDIRDDLLSQFNESILFLQKHLNVRSEIRGVNRYDIYEIPIDALREAVVNAIIHRDYSMRGTNISVNVFDDRVEIVNPGGLPVGIDKTNFGKESVRRNPIIADLFHRMEKVERVGSGIGRMQELMAKSGLKEPVFESDTFFRAIFYRKPEYALKHTSEESVKTTQKTIQKITQKTTQKILEVIKQNPYISRKELANIVGITEDGVKFNLNQLKEKGIIHRVGPDKGGYWHTSEKGEETTQKTTQKTTQKTTQKTTQKILEVIKQNPYISRKELANIVGITEDGVKFNLNQLKEKGIIHRVGPDKGGYWEVIK